The stretch of DNA GGGCATCAAGGTCGTCACGTTCGATTCGGATACCGCGCCCGAGGGCCGCCAGGTGTTCGTGAACCAGGCGGACGCGGAGAGCATCGGGCGCGGCCAGGTGCAGCTGGTCGCGAAGCTGATGGGCGGCGAGGGCGAGTTCGCGATCCTGTCCGCGACGCCGAACGCGACGAACCAGAACACGTGGATCAGGTGGATGCAGGAGGAACTGAAGAAACCCGAGTACGCGAAGATGAAGCTCGTGAAGATCGCGTACGGCAACGACGACGACCAGAAGTCGTTCGTCGAGACCCAGGGGCTGTTGCAGGCGTATCCGAACCTGAAGGCGATCGTCGCGCCGACGACCGTCGGGATCGCGGCGGCCGCGCGCTACATCTCGACGTCGTCGAGCAAGGGCAAGGTGGCCGTGACCGGCCTCGGCACGCCGAACCAGATGCGCGCGTTCGTGAAGAACGGCACCGTGACGGCGTTCCAGTTGTGGGACCCGGGCCAGCTTGGTTATCTGGCCGCGTATGCGGCGGCGAACCTCGCGTCGGGGACGATCACCGGCAAGGAGGGCGACTCGTTCGACGCGGGCAAGCTCGGCAAGCGGACGGTCGGCAAGAGCGGCGAGGTGATCCTCGGGCCGCCGACGACGTTCGATGCGTCGAATATCGACAACTTCAATTTTTGAGTGAGCGGCGGGCGGTGCGGCGCGAAGCGGCCGCTGGCGGGCGAAACAGGATGATCGCGAAGCCGGACCGGCCGTGCGGCGCCGGGTAGGCCGTCGCGTTCGCGAGGTCGGCTCCTGGGGCAGGGCGCGGATATCGCGGGGGCAGTTTCCCTGTGCTGCGGACGGTTAACCGGGAGGTTGCCGTCGAGCCATCCGTTGCGGGCCGGGCGCGACCGGCCGCTAGAACCGCACGCCGGTCCCGCATCCGCCCGCGAAACCGCCGCCGCTGCCGCCCGCCGCGCCGCAGAACACGCCGCAGCCGGACAGCGCCGCCGCGACCAGCACGCAGACCGCCGCCGCGCGAAGCCGGCGGACATAACGCGCGGTTCTCGCGAGCGCGTGAGTTGGCGCGACGCGACAGGACAGGCGCAAACCGCTGGCAACAGTGGGTCGTAGACGCATCATGGTTCGCTTACCGAACGTTTCGCCGCGCGCGGCCGGCCGGATCGACGGCCGCCGCATCGGCGCATGACGATCACCCTACCCGATCCGGCGACCGCGATCCGCGCGCGACGCTTCCGTCCCCACAATCGACCACGCGCGCCACGGCCGTCGCGCGCATCGGACACCGGCGTGCGCGCCGGAATTTGCCTGCTAGAATGCGTGAGCCGTAACGTAGTGGACCGCTGATGAAATTGCTTGATGCACTGGTCGAACAACGGATTGCCGCCGCTGCCGCGCGCGGCGAGTTCGACGATTTGCCGGGTGCCGGCGCGCCGCAGGAACTGGACGACGACGTGCTCGTGCCCGAGGAGGTGCGGGTGGCGAATCGCATCCTGAAGAACGCGGGTTTCGTGCCGCCGGCCGTCGAACAACTGCGCGCGCTGCGCGACCTGGAGTGCGAACTGGCGACCGTCGGCGACGACAAGGCCGGGCAGTGCCGGTTGCGTGCGCGGATGCTCGCGCTCGACATGGCGCTCGAATCGCTGCGCGGCGGGCCGATGGTCGTGCCGCACGAGTATCGCCGGCGCATCGTCGAACGGCTTTCCGGGCGCTCGCTCGCCGGGGGCGCGGACGCGGCGGAGAAGCCGTGACCGCTGCCACCGCGACGCCCGCCGACGTCGGCGCGACCCCGCCGGCGGATGCCGGGGCCGGGTGTTCGTCGGCGTCGAGTTCCGATCCTGTCCGTTCCGATTCCACGACTTCCCCGACTTCC from Paraburkholderia caballeronis encodes:
- the rhaS gene encoding rhamnose ABC transporter substrate-binding protein, coding for MFKPVRGAGAALLCALLLGGTAAHAAGIKDGLKIAFVPKQINNPYEVIADNGGMAAIGEFKGVGKVVGPSDAGASSQVSYINTLTTQRQDVIVIAANDANALVPYLKRAMAQGIKVVTFDSDTAPEGRQVFVNQADAESIGRGQVQLVAKLMGGEGEFAILSATPNATNQNTWIRWMQEELKKPEYAKMKLVKIAYGNDDDQKSFVETQGLLQAYPNLKAIVAPTTVGIAAAARYISTSSSKGKVAVTGLGTPNQMRAFVKNGTVTAFQLWDPGQLGYLAAYAAANLASGTITGKEGDSFDAGKLGKRTVGKSGEVILGPPTTFDASNIDNFNF
- a CDS encoding DnaJ family domain-containing protein yields the protein MKLLDALVEQRIAAAAARGEFDDLPGAGAPQELDDDVLVPEEVRVANRILKNAGFVPPAVEQLRALRDLECELATVGDDKAGQCRLRARMLALDMALESLRGGPMVVPHEYRRRIVERLSGRSLAGGADAAEKP